A DNA window from Vicinamibacterales bacterium contains the following coding sequences:
- a CDS encoding GMC family oxidoreductase: MTTAEARYDYIVVGSGAGGGTLAARLAETGYRVLVLEAGGDPRQVRGGDPLDPGPDRLPDDYDVPAFHALASENQALAWNFYVKHHDDETANRRDPKYVARGGPDHDGILYPRAAALGGCTAHNAMIWVYPHDEDWDRIARLTNDASWSAASMRTYFEKIENCRHRPIHRVLSRLGLRVTGHGWHGWLPTEHAVPAEAFTDTALRRVVIEASLAAMRATPGWWDRVRWFFTGWFDPNDARLVRERSIGLRYVPLTTDRHRRTGTRERLLQARASTNGRLTIQLDTLVTRVLLDEHQRAYGVEYRRGARLYRAHPAPADAEGEPGRALADREVILAGGAFNTPQLLMLSGIGPAGELSRHGIPVRKALEGVGRRLQDRYEVSVVSEMGFDEWQIYRGATFSRGDAAYERWAGRGKGLYATNGAVLTLFTRSSVAGAEPDLFVMAMVARFDGYAPNYSAGLRDHKNVLSWVVLKAHTGNAAGTVTLASADPRDPPRINFRQWVEGGDHDLAAVAEGVRFVRGLNDRLRARGHTLTEVLPGPQVADDAAVADHVRFNAWGHHACGTCAIGAEDRGGVVDGRFRVHGVRGLRVVDASVFPTIPGFFIASAVYMIGEKAADAVLADASATGC, encoded by the coding sequence ATGACGACGGCCGAGGCACGCTACGACTACATCGTCGTGGGATCGGGCGCCGGCGGCGGGACGCTCGCGGCCAGGCTGGCCGAAACCGGCTACCGCGTGCTCGTCCTCGAGGCCGGCGGCGATCCCCGCCAGGTGCGGGGCGGCGATCCGCTGGATCCCGGTCCCGACCGCCTGCCCGACGACTACGACGTCCCGGCCTTCCACGCACTGGCGTCCGAGAACCAGGCGTTGGCGTGGAACTTCTACGTCAAGCACCACGACGACGAGACGGCCAACCGCCGCGACCCGAAGTACGTCGCGCGCGGCGGCCCGGATCACGACGGCATCCTGTATCCACGCGCGGCGGCGCTGGGCGGGTGCACGGCCCACAACGCCATGATCTGGGTGTATCCGCACGACGAGGACTGGGACCGCATCGCGCGGCTGACGAACGACGCCTCGTGGTCGGCGGCGTCCATGCGGACGTACTTCGAGAAGATCGAGAACTGCCGCCACCGCCCCATCCACCGCGTCCTGTCACGGCTGGGGCTGCGCGTCACCGGCCACGGCTGGCACGGCTGGCTTCCGACCGAGCACGCGGTCCCGGCCGAGGCGTTCACCGACACGGCGCTCAGGCGCGTGGTCATCGAGGCGAGCCTGGCCGCCATGCGCGCGACGCCCGGCTGGTGGGACCGCGTCCGCTGGTTCTTCACGGGCTGGTTCGACCCGAACGACGCGCGGCTCGTCCGGGAGCGGTCGATCGGCCTCCGCTACGTGCCGCTCACGACCGATCGGCACCGGCGCACCGGCACGCGCGAGCGCCTGCTCCAGGCCAGGGCGTCCACCAACGGCCGGCTGACGATCCAGCTCGACACGCTCGTCACGCGTGTCCTGCTCGACGAGCACCAGCGGGCGTACGGGGTCGAGTACCGCCGCGGCGCCCGGCTCTACCGCGCCCATCCCGCTCCGGCCGACGCCGAAGGCGAGCCCGGCCGGGCCCTCGCCGACCGCGAGGTCATCCTGGCCGGGGGCGCGTTCAACACGCCGCAGCTGTTGATGCTCTCGGGCATCGGGCCGGCCGGGGAGCTGAGCCGGCACGGCATTCCGGTGCGGAAGGCACTGGAGGGCGTGGGCCGGCGCCTCCAGGACCGCTACGAGGTGAGCGTCGTCTCCGAGATGGGGTTCGACGAGTGGCAGATCTACCGCGGCGCGACGTTCAGTCGCGGCGACGCCGCGTACGAGCGCTGGGCCGGCAGGGGCAAGGGCCTCTATGCGACCAACGGCGCCGTCCTGACGCTGTTCACGCGGTCGAGCGTGGCCGGAGCCGAGCCGGACCTGTTCGTCATGGCGATGGTGGCCCGGTTCGACGGCTACGCCCCGAACTACTCGGCCGGGCTCAGGGACCACAAGAACGTCCTGTCGTGGGTCGTACTGAAGGCGCACACCGGGAACGCCGCCGGGACGGTCACCCTGGCCAGCGCGGATCCGCGCGACCCGCCACGCATCAACTTCCGCCAGTGGGTCGAAGGCGGGGACCACGACCTCGCGGCCGTCGCCGAGGGCGTCCGGTTCGTCCGCGGGCTGAACGACCGCCTCCGCGCGCGCGGTCACACCCTCACCGAAGTGCTGCCGGGTCCGCAGGTGGCCGACGACGCGGCCGTGGCGGACCACGTGCGGTTCAACGCCTGGGGCCACCACGCCTGCGGCACCTGCGCCATCGGCGCCGAGGACCGGGGCGGCGTCGTGGACGGCCGCTTCCGGGTGCACGGCGTCCGGGGCCTGCGGGTGGTCGACGCCTCCGTCTTCCCCACGATTCCTGGATTTTTCATCGCCAGCGCCGTCTACATGATCGGGGAAAAGGCGGCCGACGCGGTTCTCGCCGACGCGAGCGCGACCGGTTGCTGA
- a CDS encoding catalase family protein, giving the protein MPPVTTSRSAPPANTGSALLNLVSDLSMSLVHAFSRVDPFIRPAFDLLLRDAVARGVTSLINAGRADEHLALAEERPLPDEEAHLQSIIDSFTQQMTLLWKPGGFERGGNTKTHGMVRGEFTVHDGLPDRLRRGIFAEPKTYRCWVRFSGPGPYWTPDIEDVGFMSISIKLLGVPGPKLMDEERFTQDFTCVSTPTFVTRDTKANAHLQKWSVKNAQLFHFVNLTAPHVLDLVMQGLWIKTQSSPFEAPYFSGVPYLLGPGQAMQYSVWPTATTRTPIPRLPFRPPDDYLRQAMVAALAKDDVTLDFRVQLQTDPHLMPIENNGVLWPERLSPRVSVATLRLPKQTFDSPAQIDFARRLSYNPWHAIPDHRPLGNQSRARRRMYWELSQLRHRMNAVPHYEPTGDETFE; this is encoded by the coding sequence GTGCCACCCGTCACCACGAGCCGTTCGGCCCCTCCGGCCAACACCGGATCGGCGCTGCTGAACCTGGTCAGCGACCTGTCGATGTCGCTCGTCCACGCGTTCAGCCGCGTGGATCCGTTCATCCGCCCGGCCTTCGACCTCCTCCTGCGCGACGCGGTGGCCCGGGGCGTCACGTCGCTCATCAACGCCGGCCGCGCCGACGAGCACCTGGCGCTGGCCGAGGAGCGGCCGCTGCCCGACGAGGAGGCGCACCTCCAGTCGATCATCGACAGCTTCACCCAGCAGATGACGCTGCTCTGGAAGCCCGGCGGCTTCGAGCGCGGCGGCAACACCAAGACGCACGGCATGGTGCGCGGCGAATTCACCGTGCACGACGGGCTGCCGGATCGTCTGCGCCGCGGCATCTTCGCGGAGCCGAAGACCTACCGCTGCTGGGTGCGCTTCTCGGGGCCGGGCCCCTACTGGACGCCGGACATCGAGGACGTCGGCTTCATGAGCATCAGCATCAAGCTGCTGGGCGTCCCCGGGCCGAAGCTGATGGACGAGGAGCGCTTCACGCAGGACTTCACCTGCGTGTCGACGCCCACCTTCGTCACGCGCGACACCAAGGCGAACGCGCACCTGCAGAAGTGGAGCGTGAAGAACGCGCAGCTCTTCCACTTCGTGAACCTCACCGCCCCGCACGTGCTCGACCTGGTGATGCAGGGCCTGTGGATCAAGACCCAGTCGAGCCCGTTCGAGGCGCCCTATTTCAGCGGCGTGCCGTACCTGCTGGGGCCGGGCCAGGCGATGCAGTATTCGGTGTGGCCCACGGCCACGACGCGGACGCCCATCCCGCGCCTGCCCTTCCGGCCGCCCGACGACTACCTGCGTCAGGCCATGGTGGCGGCGCTGGCGAAGGACGACGTCACGCTGGACTTCCGCGTGCAGCTGCAGACCGATCCGCATCTCATGCCCATCGAGAACAACGGCGTGCTCTGGCCGGAGCGGTTGTCGCCCAGGGTGTCGGTCGCCACCCTGCGCCTCCCGAAGCAGACGTTCGACTCGCCGGCCCAGATCGACTTCGCCCGCCGCCTGTCCTACAACCCGTGGCACGCGATTCCCGATCACCGCCCCCTCGGCAACCAGAGCCGCGCGCGCCGCCGCATGTACTGGGAGCTGTCGCAGCTGCGGCACCGCATGAACGCGGTCCCGCACTACGAGCCCACCGGCGACGAGACGTTCGAGTAG
- a CDS encoding toll/interleukin-1 receptor domain-containing protein, whose protein sequence is MIFISYSRTPHEKALATLLEKCLTSAGLEVWRDTTQIQVGEEFAKEIEEGIAKAAWVIFLVSNSWLDSAWCQNELMLAVAHHGGVSRCLPVLRAPADRIGRRLPVPFRQLNFTTWLEAEADPCARLCELYARVSGQTIPADQWSARGRELFDAAGVAAPAGPGAAQPPADPPSFNCDRAAQWSTVSALLGSGRHELAVVRGPSGEYHEHFLNRVTRALPPAPERAIVPVIWQRRPVGRDDFLRALTDSLGAGDPSQLGDHVAQRLAQRHLVLVHGCIRGDFEDDDLEQYYGAWIPALVAGVRGPFQVKCIQALEWRHEALFKRLLGWGAANDDDNASAAERLVSHIEKAQQSLTVVRLRELEPITPRELQEFCDTWVPAPHRELLLKEVRQFRTSEEILRGIDKYLLNARAHEQQSAGVEAISR, encoded by the coding sequence ATGATCTTCATCAGCTACTCCCGCACGCCGCACGAGAAGGCGCTCGCGACGCTCCTCGAGAAGTGCCTCACGTCGGCGGGGCTGGAGGTGTGGCGCGACACGACGCAGATCCAGGTCGGCGAGGAGTTCGCGAAGGAGATCGAGGAGGGGATCGCGAAGGCCGCCTGGGTGATCTTCCTCGTCTCGAACTCGTGGCTCGACAGCGCCTGGTGCCAGAACGAGCTGATGCTCGCCGTGGCCCACCACGGCGGCGTGAGCCGCTGCCTGCCCGTGCTGCGCGCCCCGGCCGACCGGATCGGCCGCCGGCTGCCGGTGCCGTTCCGCCAGCTGAACTTCACCACCTGGCTCGAAGCCGAGGCGGACCCGTGCGCCCGCCTCTGTGAGCTCTACGCCCGCGTCAGCGGACAGACGATTCCGGCCGACCAGTGGTCCGCGCGTGGCCGGGAGCTCTTCGACGCCGCTGGCGTCGCGGCGCCGGCCGGGCCCGGGGCCGCGCAGCCTCCGGCCGATCCGCCGTCGTTCAACTGCGACCGCGCGGCGCAGTGGTCCACGGTGTCGGCGCTGCTCGGCAGCGGCCGCCACGAGCTGGCGGTGGTCCGCGGGCCGTCGGGCGAGTATCACGAGCACTTCCTGAACCGCGTCACGCGCGCGCTCCCGCCGGCGCCGGAACGCGCGATCGTGCCCGTCATCTGGCAGCGGCGACCGGTGGGCCGGGACGACTTCCTGCGCGCCCTGACCGACAGCCTCGGCGCGGGCGACCCGTCGCAGCTCGGCGACCACGTGGCCCAGCGGCTCGCGCAGCGCCACCTCGTGCTCGTGCACGGCTGCATCCGCGGCGACTTCGAGGACGACGACCTCGAGCAGTACTACGGGGCGTGGATTCCCGCGCTCGTGGCCGGTGTGCGCGGCCCCTTCCAGGTGAAGTGCATCCAGGCGCTCGAGTGGCGCCACGAGGCGCTCTTCAAACGGCTGCTCGGGTGGGGCGCCGCCAACGACGACGACAACGCGAGCGCGGCCGAGCGGCTCGTCTCGCACATCGAGAAGGCGCAGCAGAGCCTGACCGTGGTGCGGCTGCGGGAGCTCGAGCCGATCACGCCACGCGAGCTCCAGGAGTTCTGCGACACGTGGGTGCCCGCCCCGCATCGCGAGCTCCTCTTGAAGGAAGTCCGCCAGTTCCGGACCTCGGAGGAAATCCTCCGGGGCATCGACAAGTACCTCCTCAACGCGAGGGCCCATGAGCAGCAGTCCGCAGGAGTGGAAGCGATATCGCGGTGA
- a CDS encoding MoxR family ATPase, with translation MSSSPQEWKRYRGDGASPGGDAARTRGEAGRYLADEDLVTAVNAALAVQRPLLVTGEPGCGKTMLAWSVAAELGLGEVLAFHTRSDHQARDVLYSIDHLQRFYHAQIGDQRAADPASYVRWQALGEAIKSAGERVVLIDEVDKAPRDFPNDLLDEIDRMEFTVPEFGWHFKAEDGARPIVIITSNSERQLPDPFLRRCVYHYIPFPAKARLQQIVTERLGTAGAPEALVRVALDRFYALREVPGMEKKPATAELLMWVRVLTRAGVDAATLERAPLGDLPLKSTMVKTEHDRRLLERQ, from the coding sequence ATGAGCAGCAGTCCGCAGGAGTGGAAGCGATATCGCGGTGACGGCGCGTCGCCCGGGGGCGACGCGGCGCGAACGCGCGGCGAGGCCGGCCGCTACCTGGCCGACGAGGACCTCGTCACCGCCGTCAACGCGGCCCTGGCCGTGCAGCGGCCGCTCTTGGTCACGGGCGAGCCGGGCTGCGGGAAGACGATGCTGGCATGGTCGGTGGCCGCCGAACTCGGGCTCGGGGAGGTGCTGGCGTTCCACACGCGCAGCGACCACCAGGCCCGGGACGTCCTCTACTCGATCGACCACCTGCAGCGCTTCTACCACGCGCAGATCGGCGACCAGCGCGCGGCCGACCCCGCGAGCTACGTGCGCTGGCAGGCGCTGGGCGAAGCCATCAAGTCGGCCGGCGAGCGCGTGGTACTCATCGACGAGGTGGACAAGGCGCCGCGGGACTTCCCGAACGACCTGCTCGACGAGATCGACCGCATGGAGTTCACGGTGCCCGAGTTCGGCTGGCACTTCAAGGCCGAGGACGGCGCCCGGCCGATCGTCATCATCACCAGCAACAGCGAACGCCAGCTGCCGGATCCGTTCCTGCGGCGGTGCGTGTATCACTACATTCCGTTCCCGGCCAAGGCGCGGCTCCAGCAGATCGTGACCGAACGCCTCGGCACGGCCGGCGCGCCCGAGGCCCTGGTGCGGGTCGCGCTCGACCGCTTCTACGCGCTGCGCGAGGTGCCGGGCATGGAGAAGAAGCCCGCGACGGCGGAGCTCCTCATGTGGGTGCGCGTGCTCACGCGTGCCGGCGTGGACGCCGCGACGCTCGAGCGCGCGCCGCTCGGGGACCTGCCGCTCAAGAGCACCATGGTCAAGACCGAGCACGATCGCCGCCTGCTCGAACGCCAATAG
- a CDS encoding TRAFs-binding domain-containing protein, whose amino-acid sequence MSTGQADAARRTGGPLPVCFMVMPFRRRKVEGTHREDAPGELDCDALWDKVFRPTLVTLGYLPIRADAEAGSVIVKDMLERLAYAHLVLADVTLPNGNVYYEVGLRQAARDRGCVLVSADWSRQLFDIDQFRSVRYPMPDGHVPDALAAAARAALEARIPAVAQSLTPWHEFISGTGDDSPYRLGQEQAEAASDLQARMGAVRLAPRADREALVNALLADVAPSTLSIPEIASELLMLARDWVGWSAVSEVIERLPDATRRLPFMREQAQLARANTGKAGDAAAAIAALEQIIKEHGETPERHGLIGGRYRRLWSAAQRDRQARGGAQPSGDERRFLNKAIEHYGRGMDLDLNEYYCSNNLPLLLRARGGPGDVDRAAFVDQLVVVECQRALARGEHDEWLRPTLLGAAFRAGDVKKAQELAAQVDQEGAATWRLASTLDTLRGSLSQTADPQVRAALSVILDQLTGLADEGA is encoded by the coding sequence GTGAGCACCGGCCAGGCCGATGCGGCCCGTCGCACGGGGGGACCCCTCCCCGTGTGCTTCATGGTGATGCCGTTCAGGCGGCGGAAGGTGGAAGGCACCCACCGCGAGGACGCGCCCGGGGAACTGGACTGCGACGCCTTGTGGGACAAGGTGTTCCGCCCCACCCTCGTGACGCTCGGCTACCTGCCCATCCGGGCCGACGCGGAGGCCGGGTCGGTCATCGTCAAGGACATGCTGGAGCGGCTGGCCTACGCCCACCTCGTCCTTGCCGACGTCACGCTGCCGAACGGCAACGTGTACTACGAGGTCGGCCTCCGGCAGGCGGCCCGGGACCGCGGGTGCGTCCTGGTCTCGGCCGACTGGTCGCGCCAGCTCTTCGATATCGACCAGTTCCGATCCGTCCGCTATCCCATGCCCGACGGCCACGTCCCTGACGCCCTGGCCGCCGCCGCCCGGGCGGCGCTCGAGGCGCGCATCCCGGCGGTCGCCCAGTCCCTCACGCCGTGGCACGAGTTCATCTCGGGGACGGGCGACGACAGTCCCTACCGTCTGGGCCAGGAGCAGGCCGAGGCCGCCAGCGACCTGCAGGCGCGGATGGGCGCCGTGCGCCTGGCGCCGCGCGCCGACCGCGAGGCCCTGGTCAACGCGCTGCTGGCCGACGTCGCGCCGTCCACGCTCTCCATTCCCGAGATCGCCTCCGAGCTCCTGATGCTGGCGCGCGACTGGGTGGGCTGGTCCGCCGTGAGCGAGGTCATCGAGCGTCTGCCCGACGCCACCCGCCGGCTGCCGTTCATGCGCGAGCAGGCGCAGCTGGCCCGCGCCAACACCGGCAAGGCGGGCGACGCCGCGGCCGCCATCGCCGCGCTCGAGCAGATCATCAAGGAGCACGGCGAGACCCCCGAACGCCACGGGCTCATCGGCGGGCGCTACCGCCGTCTCTGGAGCGCGGCCCAGCGCGATCGCCAGGCGCGCGGCGGCGCGCAGCCGTCGGGCGACGAGCGGCGCTTCCTCAACAAGGCCATCGAGCACTACGGGCGGGGGATGGACCTCGACCTGAACGAGTACTACTGCTCGAACAACCTGCCGCTGCTGCTCCGGGCGCGGGGCGGCCCCGGTGACGTGGATCGCGCGGCGTTCGTCGATCAGCTCGTCGTGGTCGAGTGCCAGCGCGCGCTCGCGCGCGGCGAACACGACGAATGGCTCCGGCCGACGCTGCTCGGCGCGGCGTTCCGCGCCGGGGACGTCAAAAAGGCCCAGGAGCTTGCCGCGCAGGTGGACCAGGAAGGCGCCGCCACGTGGCGGCTCGCCTCCACGCTCGACACCCTCCGCGGTTCCCTGAGCCAGACCGCCGACCCGCAGGTCCGCGCGGCGCTGTCGGTGATTCTCGACCAGCTCACGGGGCTGGCTGACGAGGGGGCCTGA
- a CDS encoding cytochrome c: MSGSMIRFGQAALGLFVFSGVAHAAAPEKQVTFSKDVAPIFQAKCQSCHEPGSIAPMSLVTYRDSRPWAKSIKSRVESRQMPPWHIDRSVGVQHFKNDMSLSDEQIATIVAWVDQGAPEGNPADFKAKPVSQGLYWQAERDGFGPPDLVIQAPMQTMPAEHQDVWWRPVSDIPVTEPRWVKMVEIRPRNLAGRKVLHHSIAYHILSPENVASVNQGILRPGSPAAADAADLINRRPQLMEWAIGKGYDRYMEGTGKLIMPGEKISWDQHIHAAGEDITSASEIGLWLYPKGQEPTKRSYLVGFTGLKNGTQGLDIPPNSIVYTEGFNVLKENTLITNFQPHFHLRGKAMQVEAILPDGRTEPISYVSDFNFNWMTNYIYTDDASPVFPKGTIIHVTAYYDNTRANKNNPDPDQWVGYGDRTVDEMAHAWMNVVYLSDDEYNALVAKRKAAKAATTEAERQR, encoded by the coding sequence ATGAGCGGATCGATGATTCGATTCGGGCAGGCCGCGCTCGGCTTGTTCGTCTTCTCCGGTGTGGCCCACGCGGCCGCGCCAGAGAAACAGGTCACCTTCTCCAAGGACGTCGCACCAATCTTCCAGGCCAAGTGCCAGTCGTGCCACGAGCCCGGGTCCATCGCCCCGATGTCGCTCGTGACGTACCGCGACTCGCGCCCCTGGGCCAAGTCGATCAAGTCGCGTGTCGAGTCGCGCCAGATGCCGCCCTGGCACATCGACCGCAGCGTCGGCGTGCAGCACTTCAAGAACGACATGTCGCTCAGCGACGAGCAGATCGCGACGATCGTCGCGTGGGTCGATCAGGGCGCGCCGGAAGGCAACCCGGCCGACTTCAAGGCCAAGCCGGTATCGCAGGGCCTCTACTGGCAGGCCGAACGTGACGGCTTCGGACCGCCGGACCTCGTGATCCAGGCCCCGATGCAGACGATGCCGGCCGAGCACCAGGACGTGTGGTGGCGCCCGGTCAGCGACATCCCGGTCACCGAGCCCCGCTGGGTCAAGATGGTCGAGATTCGGCCCCGCAACCTGGCCGGCCGCAAGGTCCTGCACCACTCCATCGCGTACCACATCCTGTCGCCCGAGAACGTCGCCTCCGTGAACCAGGGCATCCTGCGTCCCGGCTCGCCCGCGGCCGCCGACGCCGCCGACCTGATCAACCGCCGTCCGCAGCTGATGGAATGGGCGATCGGCAAGGGCTACGACCGGTACATGGAAGGCACCGGCAAGCTGATCATGCCCGGCGAGAAGATCTCGTGGGATCAGCACATTCACGCCGCCGGCGAGGACATCACCAGCGCCTCCGAGATCGGCCTGTGGCTGTACCCGAAAGGCCAGGAGCCGACGAAGCGCAGCTATCTCGTGGGCTTCACCGGCCTGAAGAACGGCACGCAGGGCCTCGACATTCCGCCCAACTCGATCGTCTACACCGAGGGCTTCAACGTGCTGAAGGAGAACACCCTCATCACGAACTTCCAGCCCCACTTCCACCTGCGCGGCAAGGCGATGCAGGTGGAGGCGATCCTGCCCGACGGCCGCACCGAGCCGATCAGCTACGTGTCGGACTTCAACTTCAACTGGATGACGAACTACATCTACACGGACGATGCCTCGCCGGTGTTCCCGAAGGGCACGATCATCCACGTGACCGCGTACTACGACAACACGCGGGCCAACAAGAACAACCCCGATCCGGATCAGTGGGTGGGCTACGGCGACCGCACCGTGGACGAGATGGCCCACGCCTGGATGAACGTCGTCTACCTGTCCGACGACGAATACAACGCTCTCGTGGCCAAGCGAAAGGCCGCGAAGGCTGCGACGACCGAAGCCGAGCGCCAGCGCTAG
- a CDS encoding alpha/beta fold hydrolase translates to MIRTLAALVLLLVLLPQALPVAAPDDGQRVLSIDHYVRVTSEVPSMRGQLAQIYVRERVSAGVALRGAPARDRVVLFIHGAGTPAEVAFDVPAGTHSWMAYLAAAGFDVFSMDTSGYGRSTRPAAMNDPCNLAEAQQAQFVPSLIPAPCRPTYPGQVTTLGSDWHDIDAVVNHIRALRHVDKVSLVAWSLGGPRAGGYAAQHPDKVLKMVLLAPAYNRTAAAAPPALPNPGVVFNTQSRSEFVANWDRQVGCPNQYDPAVRDAVWDEMLASDPVGATWGTGVRRAPSTTTWGWNQAAIAGTTIPTLMIAGVHDKQVPPDRVRAVYDDLGAPEKVLVDLACSSHNAMWESNHLLMFKASLDWLTRGEVSGQTSGIVKLGYEGSH, encoded by the coding sequence ATGATCAGGACCCTGGCCGCGCTCGTCCTGCTGCTCGTCCTCCTGCCCCAGGCCCTGCCCGTCGCCGCGCCCGACGACGGACAGCGCGTGCTCTCGATCGACCACTACGTGCGCGTCACCTCCGAGGTGCCGTCGATGCGGGGCCAGCTCGCCCAGATCTACGTGCGCGAGCGGGTGTCCGCCGGCGTCGCGCTGCGCGGCGCCCCGGCCCGGGATCGCGTCGTGCTGTTCATCCACGGCGCGGGCACGCCCGCCGAGGTGGCGTTCGACGTGCCCGCCGGCACACACAGCTGGATGGCCTACCTGGCGGCCGCCGGGTTCGACGTGTTCTCGATGGACACGAGCGGCTACGGCCGCTCCACGCGTCCGGCGGCCATGAACGACCCGTGCAACCTCGCCGAGGCCCAGCAGGCGCAGTTCGTCCCGAGCCTGATCCCGGCGCCGTGCCGGCCCACCTATCCCGGCCAGGTGACGACGCTCGGGTCCGACTGGCACGACATCGACGCGGTGGTGAACCACATCCGGGCCCTTCGCCACGTGGACAAGGTGAGCCTCGTCGCGTGGTCGCTGGGCGGGCCGCGGGCGGGAGGCTACGCCGCCCAGCATCCCGACAAGGTGCTGAAGATGGTGCTCCTCGCGCCCGCCTACAACCGGACGGCTGCCGCCGCGCCGCCGGCGCTCCCGAATCCCGGCGTCGTCTTCAACACGCAGTCGCGGTCCGAGTTCGTCGCGAACTGGGACCGGCAGGTGGGCTGTCCCAACCAGTACGACCCGGCCGTGCGCGACGCGGTGTGGGACGAGATGCTCGCCTCCGATCCCGTGGGGGCCACGTGGGGCACCGGCGTCAGGCGCGCGCCGTCGACGACGACGTGGGGCTGGAACCAGGCCGCCATCGCCGGCACCACGATCCCGACGCTGATGATCGCGGGCGTCCACGACAAGCAGGTGCCGCCCGACCGCGTGCGCGCCGTCTACGACGACCTCGGCGCCCCGGAGAAGGTGCTGGTCGACCTGGCGTGCTCGTCGCACAACGCCATGTGGGAATCGAATCACCTGCTGATGTTCAAGGCCTCGCTCGACTGGCTGACGCGCGGCGAGGTGTCGGGGCAGACGTCCGGCATCGTCAAGCTCGGGTACGAGGGCTCGCACTGA
- a CDS encoding DUF1326 domain-containing protein, whose product MPDTVPAGTPAWHARGLMFENCTCQVVCPGHMHFSQACTHERCLGYWAIRIDDGRYGDVPLDGLRAFVAFDSPQRMMDGGWTEVVVIDESASPDQRRALDAILRGRAGGPWEVLARFVARWLDTRYLPVAFEDGGTTHRATIPGVATTSVSNIRGRDRSQPVTFENIFNQIHGSTQVIATGSSDYDDGVIRFHTEKTHGLHSRFEWTVA is encoded by the coding sequence ATGCCCGACACCGTACCGGCAGGCACCCCGGCCTGGCACGCCCGGGGGCTGATGTTCGAGAACTGCACGTGCCAGGTCGTGTGCCCGGGCCACATGCATTTCAGCCAGGCGTGCACGCACGAGCGGTGTCTCGGCTACTGGGCCATCCGCATCGATGACGGGCGCTACGGCGACGTGCCGCTCGATGGCCTGCGGGCGTTCGTCGCCTTCGACTCGCCCCAGCGCATGATGGACGGCGGGTGGACCGAAGTGGTCGTCATCGACGAGTCCGCGTCCCCCGATCAGCGACGGGCGCTCGACGCCATCCTGCGCGGCCGGGCCGGCGGCCCCTGGGAAGTGCTGGCCCGCTTCGTGGCGCGATGGCTCGACACGCGCTACCTGCCCGTGGCCTTCGAGGACGGCGGCACGACGCATCGCGCGACCATCCCCGGCGTGGCGACGACCTCGGTATCGAACATCAGGGGCCGCGACCGGTCGCAGCCGGTGACCTTCGAGAACATCTTCAACCAGATCCACGGCTCGACCCAGGTCATCGCCACCGGGTCGAGCGACTACGACGACGGCGTGATCCGCTTCCACACCGAGAAGACGCACGGACTGCACTCGCGCTTCGAGTGGACCGTCGCGTGA
- a CDS encoding DUF2182 domain-containing protein has protein sequence MRAAATRGLPVAAAVVATAAAWAALAGSSLGPPHQHASESGVSAFGLAVLMWQAMAVAMMTPTVVPWVSAYVTFVSSGRTSPWQAGASFASGYFVAWLAYSAAMAGLQVLAGHVESVRAALASPAFGGAALLAAGLYQFVPSKAACLTHCRNPLGFFLARWRSGPPGGFRLGLAHGAYCLGCCWLLMGTALVLGLMNLAWMAVVTAIVVVEQLAPWGVAFGRAAGLGLAAWGMWLMAGPWLAG, from the coding sequence ATGCGGGCGGCCGCCACCCGCGGCCTGCCCGTCGCCGCCGCCGTCGTCGCCACGGCCGCGGCCTGGGCCGCGCTGGCCGGATCGTCGCTGGGCCCGCCGCATCAGCACGCCAGCGAAAGCGGCGTGTCCGCATTCGGTCTGGCCGTGCTCATGTGGCAGGCCATGGCCGTCGCCATGATGACGCCCACCGTCGTCCCGTGGGTGTCGGCGTACGTGACGTTCGTGTCCTCGGGCCGGACCTCACCGTGGCAGGCGGGCGCGTCCTTCGCGAGCGGCTACTTCGTGGCCTGGCTCGCCTACAGCGCCGCAATGGCCGGCCTGCAGGTGCTCGCCGGTCACGTCGAATCGGTGCGCGCGGCCCTCGCCTCGCCCGCCTTCGGGGGTGCGGCGCTCCTCGCCGCCGGCCTCTACCAGTTCGTGCCATCGAAGGCCGCCTGCCTGACGCACTGCCGCAACCCGCTCGGCTTCTTTCTGGCCCGATGGCGGAGCGGCCCGCCTGGCGGATTCCGCCTCGGCCTCGCGCACGGCGCGTACTGTCTCGGCTGCTGCTGGCTGCTCATGGGGACGGCGCTGGTGCTCGGCCTGATGAACCTCGCCTGGATGGCCGTGGTGACGGCGATCGTCGTCGTCGAGCAGCTGGCGCCGTGGGGCGTCGCCTTCGGCCGGGCCGCAGGCCTGGGGCTCGCCGCCTGGGGGATGTGGCTCATGGCCGGCCCCTGGCTGGCCGGCTGA